The Haloplanus sp. CK5-1 genome contains a region encoding:
- a CDS encoding DUF5816 domain-containing protein: MTVYVDRTATGRGSEAPFFVAYRSPDRDGRWGYLCGECETFDNAMDAMGRIECNVCGNYRKPDRWDAAHE; this comes from the coding sequence GTGACCGTCTACGTCGACCGGACGGCCACGGGCCGTGGCTCCGAGGCCCCCTTCTTCGTCGCCTACCGCTCGCCCGACCGGGACGGCCGGTGGGGGTATCTCTGTGGCGAGTGTGAGACGTTCGACAACGCGATGGACGCGATGGGGCGAATCGAGTGCAACGTCTGTGGCAACTACCGAAAACCCGACCGGTGGGACGCGGCACACGAATAG
- a CDS encoding mechanosensitive ion channel domain-containing protein, translating to MLGVLQSSLVRQAFVDFLDRLVDAVPTIVTGVVFLVSAAILVKVVLTALKAMLARTMGGESPVYRQFLTTIVAIFLWFGVGLSTLSVVGLDGIATSLGTAAGFLALGVSYATSEMIADAVAGVYLLRDPDFEVGDRVRVDDMEGVVESIELRKTRFAVDGDTVVRGNAEIESEWTKVASEGV from the coding sequence ATGCTCGGCGTGTTGCAGTCCTCGCTCGTCCGGCAGGCGTTCGTCGACTTCCTCGATCGGTTGGTCGACGCCGTGCCGACGATCGTCACGGGGGTCGTCTTCCTGGTTTCGGCGGCGATACTCGTCAAGGTCGTCCTGACCGCACTGAAGGCGATGCTCGCCCGGACGATGGGCGGGGAGTCGCCCGTCTACCGCCAGTTCCTGACGACCATCGTCGCGATCTTCCTCTGGTTCGGGGTCGGACTCTCGACGCTCTCGGTGGTGGGACTGGACGGCATCGCGACGTCGCTGGGGACGGCCGCCGGCTTCCTCGCCCTCGGCGTCTCCTACGCGACGAGCGAGATGATAGCGGACGCGGTCGCCGGGGTGTACCTCCTTCGGGACCCCGACTTCGAGGTCGGCGACCGTGTCCGCGTCGACGACATGGAGGGGGTCGTCGAGTCGATCGAACTCCGGAAGACCCGGTTCGCCGTCGACGGCGACACCGTCGTCCGCGGCAACGCCGAGATCGAGTCCGAGTGGACGAAAGTCGCCTCCGAAGGGGTGTGA
- a CDS encoding putative sulfate/molybdate transporter: MDTLERRRTSRFGFEWGEVTGAVGDTVTVLPIVVAVAALTDLSLARLLLGFGVFQVVWGLHYGYPMSVEPMKALAALVIAGGLSTGEYVAAGLLAGGVLLVVGRAGALDRLAPYVGEPVVRGIQLGVGLILLRTGVTTGLADPTLAAVSAVVALGALLAGYRGLAPLAVLLLGGALAVSATGSITPRLPSLALLDPTTLSPSRDALGATLGQLAMTVGNAAVATSLLVGEYFDAETSPDDLSTSMGVMNLLALPVGAMPMCHGSGGVAGKHAFGARTATSNLLLGGFYALLAVVAVDAVAAFPMAVLGVVLALVAVELGRAGLDTDDPLLTGVVGVVALLTNVGAAFVVGVVGYHALARLRREL; the protein is encoded by the coding sequence ATGGACACGTTGGAGCGACGGCGGACGTCACGGTTCGGGTTCGAGTGGGGCGAGGTGACCGGTGCAGTCGGCGACACGGTGACCGTCCTCCCCATCGTCGTCGCCGTCGCGGCGCTGACGGACCTCTCTCTCGCCCGCTTGTTGCTCGGATTCGGCGTCTTCCAAGTCGTCTGGGGACTCCACTACGGCTATCCGATGTCCGTCGAGCCGATGAAGGCGCTCGCGGCGCTGGTGATTGCCGGTGGTCTGTCGACCGGCGAGTACGTCGCGGCCGGCCTCCTCGCCGGCGGCGTGTTACTGGTCGTCGGCCGCGCGGGTGCGCTGGATCGGCTGGCGCCCTACGTCGGCGAACCGGTCGTCCGTGGCATCCAACTCGGGGTCGGGCTGATCCTCCTCCGGACCGGCGTGACGACGGGGCTCGCCGACCCCACGCTCGCGGCCGTCTCGGCCGTCGTCGCCCTCGGCGCTCTCCTCGCCGGCTATCGGGGCCTCGCACCGCTCGCGGTCCTCCTCCTCGGTGGCGCACTCGCCGTCTCGGCGACCGGATCGATCACCCCGCGACTCCCGTCGCTCGCCCTCCTCGACCCGACGACGCTCTCGCCCTCCCGGGACGCCCTCGGCGCGACGCTCGGCCAACTGGCGATGACCGTCGGCAATGCCGCCGTCGCCACCTCGCTTCTGGTCGGGGAGTACTTCGACGCCGAGACGTCGCCGGACGATCTCTCGACGAGCATGGGCGTGATGAACCTGCTGGCACTCCCCGTCGGCGCGATGCCCATGTGCCACGGGAGCGGAGGCGTCGCCGGCAAGCACGCCTTCGGTGCGCGGACCGCCACCTCGAACCTGCTTCTGGGCGGGTTCTACGCGCTCCTCGCCGTCGTCGCCGTCGACGCCGTCGCCGCGTTCCCGATGGCCGTCCTGGGCGTCGTCCTCGCCCTCGTCGCCGTCGAACTCGGTCGGGCTGGCCTCGACACCGACGACCCCCTGCTGACCGGCGTCGTCGGCGTCGTCGCCCTCCTCACGAACGTCGGCGCCGCCTTCGTCGTCGGCGTCGTCGGCTACCACGCCCTCGCCCGCCTCCGGCGGGAGCTCTGA
- a CDS encoding alcohol dehydrogenase catalytic domain-containing protein: protein MRTAAFTDLTGPDGVDVIERPTPEPGPGEALIDVEACSINHHDLWILEGASAMIDPTDLPFVSGLDAAGVVDAVGDGVTGVSPGDRVVLCPNLTCGSCRFCRDGPENLCESYALYHGGLAEVACVEADRLIHLPDGVDATTAAALPTAYLTAYHMLRRAALEPGDLVFVPGATGGVGVAAVQLADVMGVRSIGTSSSASKLDTLTDLGVDHTVEGTDPDHLREAVGDIGTPDAVVNHLGGAYTGLGLDVMRRGGRMVVCGRTAGPTSEIDIGHLFRTHKRVIGSTMGTQADLERLVGLVADGDLDPRIDHTYPLDRTADAFAAMQDRETLGKLVVTP from the coding sequence ATGCGTACCGCAGCTTTCACCGACCTGACCGGACCGGACGGGGTGGACGTCATCGAACGACCGACGCCGGAGCCCGGACCCGGTGAGGCCCTGATCGACGTCGAGGCCTGTTCCATCAACCACCACGATCTCTGGATTCTGGAGGGGGCGTCGGCGATGATCGACCCGACGGACCTCCCCTTCGTCTCCGGCCTCGACGCGGCCGGCGTCGTCGACGCAGTCGGCGACGGCGTGACCGGCGTCTCGCCCGGTGATCGAGTGGTGCTCTGTCCGAACCTGACCTGTGGCTCCTGTCGGTTCTGTCGGGACGGTCCGGAGAACCTCTGTGAGTCGTACGCGCTGTACCACGGCGGCCTCGCGGAGGTAGCCTGCGTCGAGGCCGACCGCTTGATTCACCTCCCGGACGGCGTGGACGCCACGACCGCAGCGGCGCTCCCGACGGCGTATCTGACCGCCTACCACATGCTCCGCCGGGCGGCCCTCGAACCCGGCGACCTCGTCTTCGTCCCGGGAGCGACGGGCGGTGTCGGGGTCGCCGCCGTCCAACTCGCCGACGTGATGGGTGTCCGCTCCATCGGAACCTCCTCGTCGGCGTCGAAACTCGACACGCTCACCGACCTCGGCGTGGATCACACGGTCGAGGGGACCGATCCCGACCACCTGCGCGAGGCGGTCGGCGACATCGGGACGCCCGACGCCGTCGTAAACCACCTCGGTGGGGCGTACACCGGTCTCGGCCTCGACGTCATGCGTCGTGGCGGCCGGATGGTCGTCTGCGGGCGCACCGCCGGCCCAACCTCGGAGATCGATATCGGGCACCTGTTCCGGACGCACAAGCGCGTCATCGGCAGTACGATGGGGACACAGGCCGACCTCGAGCGACTCGTCGGCCTCGTCGCCGACGGCGACCTCGATCCGCGGATCGACCACACCTATCCCCTCGACCGGACCGCCGACGCCTTCGCTGCGATGCAGGACCGCGAGACGCTCGGGAAACTCGTCGTCACGCCCTAA
- a CDS encoding ribonuclease J — protein MEIEIATIGGYEAVGRQMTAVRAGDDVVVFDMGLNLSQVLIHDNVETEQMHSLDLIDMGAIPDDRVMSDLEGDVQAIVPTHGHLDHIGAISKLAHRYDAPVVATPFTIELVKQQIDSENKFNVDNDLVKMDAGETMSIGDSGKVDLEFVNVTHSIIDAINPVLHTPEGAVVYGLDKRMDHTPVIGDPIDMKRFREIGREGEGVLCYIEDCTNAGRKGRTPSESVARKHLRDAMYSVEDYDGGIVATTFSSHIARVSSLVEFAKDIGRQPVLLGRSMEKYSGTAERLDFVDFPDDLGMYGHRKSVDRTFKRIMKEGKENFLPIVTGHQGEPRAMLTRMGRGETPYELEDGDKVMFSARVIPEPTNEGQRYQSERLLRMQGARIYDDIHVSGHLRNEGHYEMLQALQPQHVIPAHQDLEGFAPYVDLAEGQGYAVGRDLHITRNGNMIQLVE, from the coding sequence ATGGAAATAGAAATCGCAACAATCGGCGGTTACGAGGCGGTCGGCCGGCAGATGACTGCCGTCCGCGCCGGTGACGACGTCGTCGTCTTCGACATGGGTCTGAACCTCTCGCAGGTACTGATCCACGACAACGTCGAAACCGAACAGATGCACAGTCTCGACCTGATCGACATGGGTGCCATTCCCGACGACCGGGTGATGAGCGACCTCGAAGGCGACGTGCAGGCCATCGTCCCGACCCACGGTCACCTCGACCACATCGGCGCGATAAGCAAGTTGGCCCACCGCTACGACGCCCCCGTCGTCGCGACACCGTTCACCATCGAACTGGTGAAACAGCAGATCGATAGCGAGAACAAGTTCAACGTCGACAACGATCTGGTCAAGATGGACGCCGGCGAGACGATGTCCATCGGCGACTCGGGCAAGGTCGACCTCGAGTTCGTCAACGTCACCCACTCGATCATCGACGCGATCAACCCGGTGCTCCACACGCCCGAGGGCGCGGTCGTCTACGGCCTCGACAAGCGGATGGACCACACGCCGGTGATCGGCGACCCGATCGACATGAAGCGGTTCCGCGAGATCGGTCGCGAGGGCGAGGGCGTCCTCTGTTATATCGAGGACTGTACCAACGCGGGCCGGAAAGGGCGTACTCCTAGCGAGTCCGTCGCGCGCAAACACCTCCGCGATGCGATGTACTCCGTCGAGGACTACGACGGCGGTATCGTCGCCACGACGTTCAGTTCCCACATCGCCCGCGTCTCCAGTCTGGTGGAGTTCGCGAAGGATATCGGGCGACAGCCGGTCCTGCTCGGTCGGTCGATGGAGAAGTACTCGGGCACCGCCGAACGCCTGGACTTCGTCGACTTCCCGGACGACCTCGGGATGTACGGCCACCGCAAGTCCGTCGACCGCACGTTCAAGCGGATCATGAAGGAGGGCAAGGAGAACTTCCTGCCCATCGTGACGGGCCACCAGGGCGAACCGCGCGCGATGCTGACGCGGATGGGCCGCGGCGAGACGCCGTACGAACTGGAAGACGGCGACAAGGTGATGTTCTCGGCCCGCGTCATCCCCGAGCCCACCAACGAGGGCCAGCGCTACCAGTCCGAGCGCCTGCTCCGGATGCAGGGCGCACGCATCTACGACGACATCCACGTCTCGGGCCACCTGCGAAACGAGGGCCACTACGAGATGCTGCAGGCCCTCCAGCCCCAGCACGTCATCCCCGCCCACCAGGACCTCGAAGGGTTCGCCCCCTACGTCGACCTGGCGGAAGGACAGGGCTACGCCGTGGGCCGTGACCTGCACATCACGCGCAACGGCAACATGATCCAGCTGGTGGAATGA
- the idsA3 gene encoding geranylfarnesyl diphosphate synthase encodes MTTDSTEERVLAAVRERRERVNAAIDEDLPLAEPERLWEASRYLLKAGGKRLRPTVSLLAAEAVADVQPFSVDYRTFPALDGGEVDVMAGAVSLEVIQSFTLIHDDIMDDDPLRRGVPAVHEAYDVDTAILAGDTLYSTAFEIMAETGAAPENGLEAMRMLANTCTRICEGQALDVEFEHRTEVLPEEYLEMVESKTAVLYGDAAATPAILLDADDDVVDALYDYGIHSGSAFQIQDDVLDLTVPSEHLGKQRGSDLVENKETLITLHARQQGVDVDGLVDADDAESLTDDAVEAAVDRLNEAGSIEYAREKARSLVGRSKSDLDALPDNEARAMLEDIAEYLISRGY; translated from the coding sequence ATGACGACCGATTCGACGGAAGAGCGGGTGCTCGCTGCGGTCCGCGAGCGCCGCGAGCGGGTCAACGCGGCCATCGACGAGGACCTCCCGCTCGCCGAGCCCGAACGGCTCTGGGAGGCCTCCCGCTACCTGCTGAAGGCGGGCGGTAAGCGCCTCCGACCCACTGTCTCTCTGCTGGCAGCGGAGGCCGTCGCCGACGTGCAGCCGTTCTCCGTCGACTACCGAACCTTCCCCGCCCTCGACGGCGGCGAGGTGGACGTGATGGCCGGGGCCGTCAGCCTCGAGGTCATCCAGTCGTTCACCCTCATCCACGACGACATCATGGACGACGACCCGCTCCGCCGCGGGGTGCCCGCCGTCCACGAGGCGTACGACGTGGACACCGCAATCCTGGCGGGGGACACGCTCTACTCCACCGCGTTCGAGATCATGGCCGAGACGGGGGCCGCCCCCGAAAACGGCCTGGAGGCGATGCGGATGCTCGCGAACACCTGCACCCGCATCTGCGAGGGGCAAGCCCTCGACGTGGAGTTCGAACACCGGACCGAGGTGCTCCCCGAGGAGTACTTGGAGATGGTCGAGTCAAAGACCGCGGTGCTGTACGGCGACGCCGCCGCGACGCCCGCGATCCTGCTCGACGCCGACGACGACGTGGTGGACGCGCTCTACGACTACGGCATCCACTCCGGGTCGGCCTTCCAGATCCAGGACGACGTCCTCGATCTGACGGTCCCCTCGGAGCACCTCGGCAAACAACGTGGCTCCGACCTGGTCGAGAACAAGGAGACGCTCATCACGCTCCACGCTCGTCAACAGGGGGTCGACGTGGACGGCCTCGTCGACGCCGACGACGCGGAGTCGCTGACCGACGACGCCGTCGAGGCCGCGGTCGATCGGCTGAACGAGGCGGGCAGCATCGAGTACGCCCGCGAGAAGGCCCGGTCGCTCGTCGGTCGGAGCAAGTCGGATCTCGACGCACTCCCCGACAACGAAGCCCGAGCGATGCTCGAAGACATCGCAGAGTATCTCATCTCTCGGGGGTACTGA
- the hisD gene encoding histidinol dehydrogenase has protein sequence MEAREIEALGPGERPALFDRDAGVEEVREDVRGIVGRVRDEGDVAVREFCREFDDVEVGNLDVTDAAERAHERVDDDLLDAIRTAADNVREFHERQLPADWREDFGGRELGRRFRPLERVGVYVPGGAAAYPSSALMGVVPATVAGVDHVAVATPPAEEMNAATLAAIHEAGADVVYSIGGAQAVGALAYGTETVDAVQKVVGPGNRWVTAAKAEVRGDADIDFLAGPSEVLVLADESADPEFVAADLLAQAEHDPHASVVAVTADPDLADAVAEAVEDRLPDCERRETVEAALDNDASGVFLARSMSEAVLFTEEYAAEHLSIQAEDDEALLDRIDSAGSVFLGPYTPVAAGDYASGTNHVLPTGGGARRFGGLSVETFLRSTTVQRLDRDALADLSGTITTLAEAEGLDGHAESVRRRFE, from the coding sequence ATGGAAGCACGCGAAATCGAGGCGCTCGGCCCCGGCGAGCGCCCCGCGCTGTTCGACCGCGACGCCGGCGTCGAGGAGGTCAGAGAGGACGTCCGAGGGATCGTCGGCCGGGTTCGCGACGAGGGCGACGTGGCGGTACGGGAGTTCTGTCGCGAGTTCGACGACGTCGAGGTCGGGAACCTGGACGTGACCGACGCGGCCGAACGCGCCCACGAACGCGTCGACGACGACCTGTTGGACGCGATCCGGACGGCCGCCGACAACGTGCGCGAGTTCCACGAGCGACAACTGCCCGCGGACTGGCGCGAGGACTTCGGCGGGCGGGAACTCGGCCGTCGGTTCCGACCACTCGAACGGGTCGGCGTCTACGTCCCCGGCGGCGCGGCCGCCTACCCGTCGAGCGCGCTGATGGGCGTCGTCCCCGCGACGGTCGCGGGCGTCGACCACGTCGCCGTGGCGACCCCGCCCGCGGAGGAGATGAACGCCGCGACGCTCGCGGCGATCCACGAGGCGGGCGCGGACGTCGTCTACAGCATCGGGGGCGCACAGGCCGTCGGCGCACTGGCCTACGGCACGGAGACCGTCGACGCCGTCCAGAAGGTCGTCGGCCCGGGCAACCGCTGGGTGACCGCGGCCAAGGCCGAGGTGCGAGGTGACGCCGACATCGACTTCCTCGCCGGACCGAGCGAGGTGCTCGTCCTCGCGGACGAGAGCGCCGACCCCGAGTTCGTTGCGGCGGATCTGCTCGCGCAGGCGGAACACGACCCCCACGCGTCGGTCGTCGCGGTGACCGCCGATCCGGACCTCGCCGACGCGGTGGCCGAGGCTGTCGAGGACCGACTCCCCGACTGTGAGCGCCGCGAGACGGTCGAGGCGGCCCTCGACAACGACGCCAGCGGCGTGTTCCTCGCGCGATCCATGTCCGAGGCGGTGCTGTTCACCGAGGAGTACGCGGCCGAACACCTCTCGATCCAGGCCGAGGACGACGAGGCACTTCTCGACCGGATCGACAGCGCCGGAAGCGTCTTCCTCGGGCCGTACACCCCGGTCGCGGCCGGCGACTACGCCTCGGGGACCAACCACGTCCTGCCGACTGGCGGCGGCGCGCGGCGCTTTGGCGGCCTCTCCGTCGAGACGTTCCTCCGGTCGACGACCGTCCAGCGTCTCGACCGCGACGCGCTGGCCGACCTCTCGGGGACGATCACGACCCTCGCGGAGGCGGAGGGGCTCGACGGACACGCCGAGAGCGTCCGCCGACGGTTCGAGTAG
- a CDS encoding translation initiation factor eIF-1A, protein MSEESGRRDLRMPDDDELFAVVTEHNGGNHVRVRCEDGENRMGRIPGRMKYRTWINEGDVVLVEPWSWQDEKANIEWRYSGQDADQLRREGHID, encoded by the coding sequence ATGAGCGAAGAGAGTGGGCGACGGGACCTCCGGATGCCCGACGACGACGAGCTGTTCGCGGTCGTAACCGAACACAACGGCGGGAACCACGTCCGCGTCCGGTGTGAGGACGGCGAGAACCGGATGGGTCGCATCCCCGGCCGCATGAAGTACCGAACCTGGATCAACGAGGGCGACGTCGTCCTCGTCGAACCGTGGTCCTGGCAGGACGAGAAGGCGAACATCGAGTGGCGCTACTCCGGGCAGGACGCCGACCAGCTCCGGCGCGAAGGCCACATCGACTGA
- the ggt gene encoding gamma-glutamyltransferase — translation MDSKPDLDRFDSRRSTAYARNGMVATSQPLAAEAGVAALRKGGNAFDAAVTTAAALNVVEPMSTGIGGDVFALYRTADGDVGAFRSCGGAPADATRDAVREQMDGDASASMPSDGPLSVTVPGTVRGWERLLDDHGRRSLAAALDPAIEYATEGFPVSEVIADMWTVAETLFDEDDAREEYLIDGRSPEAGEVMRLPDLGSTFQTLAEEGSGAFYQGDLAERIGSAVRERGGLLSADDLDGFEPEYVDPVSTTYRGAEVYELPPNNQGLVALEALNVAEAIDAGSYAYDSAERVHYFAESLKRAFHDGHHYITDPEFESVPALGSKSYAADRAGTIGERAGDVSVGGPGPPPEDGDTVLLTVADEAGNVVSLINSIFGHFGSGVVVPGTGITLQNRGSSFSLDPDHPNRLEPGKRPFHTLIPGLVRFDRDREREDWAAFGVMGGSMQPQGHLQVLANILDYDMPLQAAMDAPRWRYLEDGSLAVEDRFPEGVLPKLARRGHDVTVCPPTEFGGGQITRLTEGVLAGATEPRKDGTATGF, via the coding sequence ATGGATTCGAAACCGGACCTCGACCGATTCGACTCGCGTCGGTCGACTGCGTACGCACGAAACGGGATGGTCGCGACCAGTCAACCACTGGCCGCCGAAGCCGGAGTAGCGGCGCTGCGCAAGGGGGGGAACGCCTTCGATGCCGCGGTGACCACGGCCGCGGCGCTCAACGTCGTCGAGCCGATGAGCACGGGCATCGGCGGCGACGTGTTCGCGCTCTACCGCACCGCCGACGGCGACGTCGGCGCGTTCCGTAGTTGTGGCGGCGCGCCCGCCGACGCGACACGGGACGCCGTCCGAGAGCAAATGGACGGTGACGCCTCGGCGTCGATGCCGTCGGACGGGCCCCTGTCGGTCACGGTCCCGGGGACCGTCCGCGGGTGGGAGCGGCTGCTCGACGACCACGGTCGGCGGTCGCTGGCCGCGGCGCTCGATCCGGCCATCGAGTACGCCACCGAGGGGTTCCCGGTGAGCGAGGTGATCGCCGACATGTGGACGGTCGCCGAGACGCTGTTCGACGAGGACGACGCCCGCGAGGAGTACCTGATCGACGGGCGGTCGCCGGAGGCGGGTGAGGTGATGCGGCTCCCGGACCTGGGGTCGACGTTCCAAACACTGGCCGAGGAGGGATCCGGTGCCTTTTACCAGGGGGATCTCGCCGAGCGCATCGGGAGCGCGGTCCGCGAGCGGGGGGGACTGCTCTCGGCCGACGACCTCGACGGCTTCGAACCGGAGTACGTCGATCCGGTCTCGACGACCTACCGCGGCGCGGAAGTGTACGAACTCCCGCCGAACAATCAGGGGTTGGTCGCGTTGGAGGCACTGAACGTCGCCGAGGCGATCGACGCCGGGTCGTACGCCTACGACTCGGCCGAACGCGTCCACTACTTCGCGGAGTCGCTCAAGCGCGCCTTCCACGACGGCCACCACTACATCACCGACCCCGAGTTCGAGTCGGTGCCGGCGCTGGGCTCGAAGTCGTACGCGGCCGATCGTGCCGGGACCATCGGCGAACGTGCGGGCGACGTCTCGGTTGGCGGCCCGGGGCCGCCGCCGGAGGACGGCGACACGGTCCTCCTGACCGTCGCGGACGAGGCGGGCAACGTCGTCTCGCTCATCAACTCCATCTTCGGGCACTTCGGGAGCGGCGTGGTCGTCCCGGGAACAGGGATCACCCTCCAGAACCGCGGAAGTTCGTTCTCGCTCGACCCGGACCACCCCAACCGACTCGAACCCGGCAAGCGACCGTTCCACACTCTGATCCCGGGGCTCGTGCGCTTCGACAGGGACCGAGAACGGGAGGACTGGGCGGCCTTCGGCGTGATGGGCGGGTCCATGCAGCCACAGGGACACCTGCAGGTGCTGGCCAACATCCTCGACTACGACATGCCGCTCCAGGCGGCGATGGACGCGCCGCGGTGGCGCTACCTCGAGGACGGGTCGCTCGCCGTCGAGGACCGATTCCCGGAGGGCGTCCTCCCGAAACTCGCCAGACGCGGTCACGACGTGACGGTCTGCCCGCCGACGGAGTTCGGCGGCGGACAGATCACGCGACTGACCGAGGGCGTCCTGGCGGGGGCGACCGAACCCCGGAAAGACGGCACTGCGACGGGGTTCTGA
- a CDS encoding iron-sulfur cluster assembly accessory protein, protein MSTETVDGTTDRAVEITPEAADQALSLMDREGMDLDVGGLRLFVQQGGCAGLSYGMRFDDEPEDDDMIVEAHDLRVFVDPASADYIGGSVLDFESGLQAEGFHVENPNVVSECGCGESFRT, encoded by the coding sequence ATGAGTACCGAAACCGTGGACGGGACGACCGACCGGGCCGTCGAAATCACCCCCGAAGCTGCGGATCAGGCGCTGTCGCTGATGGACCGGGAAGGGATGGATCTGGACGTCGGCGGCCTCCGCCTGTTCGTCCAGCAGGGTGGCTGTGCCGGGCTCTCGTACGGGATGCGGTTCGACGACGAACCGGAAGACGACGACATGATCGTCGAGGCACACGACCTCCGGGTGTTCGTCGACCCGGCCAGCGCCGACTACATCGGCGGGTCGGTGCTCGATTTCGAATCCGGGCTACAGGCCGAGGGGTTTCACGTGGAGAACCCGAACGTCGTCTCCGAGTGTGGCTGTGGTGAGTCCTTCCGAACCTAA
- a CDS encoding DUF7116 family protein: MAPVTMPPVEEAREIFRGLGYSVEADGGDLRAERKWRTVHVTALDADEASSPRNLRADGGRTEYRLRCFVTWMTAAGDLRDRLSRLDPEYEWAIIGVEDDDYEVVDSVVA, translated from the coding sequence ATGGCCCCTGTTACCATGCCACCCGTCGAGGAGGCACGAGAGATCTTCCGAGGCCTCGGCTACTCCGTCGAGGCCGACGGGGGCGACCTCCGTGCCGAGCGGAAATGGCGAACCGTCCACGTGACTGCGCTCGACGCCGACGAGGCGTCGTCGCCCCGGAACCTCCGGGCAGACGGCGGGCGGACAGAGTATCGACTCCGCTGTTTCGTCACGTGGATGACCGCCGCAGGGGACCTCCGGGATCGCCTCAGCCGTCTCGATCCGGAGTACGAGTGGGCGATCATCGGCGTCGAAGACGACGACTACGAGGTCGTCGACAGCGTGGTCGCCTGA
- a CDS encoding metal-dependent hydrolase, translating to MFVGHAALAFALVASVALARGWDADRVFAVGLLAGGFAALPDVDIAYAVVGVAGVAGGDALTLASAFWSTGNVVHRAVTHSLVLAGPVALLAALRTAADARVRWLSVPLALLVVGAVGAVSGALGTVVTLLFVLGAVALGEVVARQTTLTARQVFAAGLVGLVTHPFGDLLTGEPPAVFYPFEATLVGERLALSTDPTLHLLGAFGVELATVWAAVIVGCVAAGLRPTTAVRPRATLGAGYAASIALIPAPTLDLSYPFVFSVLGVGALGLRPRIRFENARRPSIGPPDWLPALVTGLSAITVAWLAYTVVYVLL from the coding sequence ATGTTCGTCGGCCACGCCGCCCTCGCGTTCGCCCTCGTGGCCAGCGTCGCCCTCGCCCGCGGCTGGGACGCCGACCGGGTGTTCGCCGTCGGCCTCCTGGCTGGCGGGTTCGCCGCACTCCCCGACGTCGACATTGCGTACGCCGTCGTCGGCGTCGCGGGCGTCGCCGGCGGCGACGCTCTGACCCTCGCGAGCGCGTTCTGGTCGACGGGGAACGTCGTCCACCGCGCCGTGACCCACTCGCTCGTCCTCGCGGGGCCGGTCGCCCTGCTCGCCGCGCTCCGAACCGCCGCCGACGCCCGCGTCCGGTGGCTCTCCGTCCCGCTCGCGCTCTTGGTGGTCGGCGCCGTCGGCGCCGTCAGCGGGGCGCTCGGAACCGTCGTCACGCTGCTTTTCGTCCTCGGTGCCGTCGCTCTCGGCGAGGTCGTCGCCCGTCAGACGACGCTCACTGCCCGACAGGTCTTCGCCGCCGGACTGGTCGGCCTCGTCACCCACCCGTTCGGTGACCTCCTCACCGGTGAGCCACCGGCCGTGTTCTACCCCTTCGAGGCGACGCTCGTTGGCGAGCGGCTCGCCCTCTCGACCGACCCGACCCTCCACCTCCTCGGCGCGTTCGGCGTCGAACTCGCGACCGTCTGGGCGGCCGTGATCGTCGGCTGTGTCGCCGCCGGCCTCCGACCGACGACCGCCGTCCGCCCGCGAGCGACGCTCGGCGCGGGCTACGCCGCGAGCATCGCACTCATCCCGGCTCCGACGCTCGACCTCTCCTACCCGTTCGTGTTCTCCGTACTCGGCGTCGGGGCACTCGGCCTCCGGCCGCGGATCCGGTTCGAGAACGCCCGCCGACCGTCGATCGGCCCACCGGACTGGCTCCCGGCACTCGTCACCGGACTCTCGGCCATCACCGTCGCGTGGCTGGCGTACACCGTCGTCTACGTTCTGTTGTAA